In Bacillota bacterium, the following are encoded in one genomic region:
- a CDS encoding alanine--glyoxylate aminotransferase family protein codes for MSNTFAEKQDLRIPGPTPVPPSVLRAMSRPMINHRGPEFAELIARLTRRLQRLFETESFVAILTGSGTAGMEAACANLISPGDRVLVLDGGVFGHRWAEIAGAFGARVERYEYPWHTGAEPGELARRLSAMPDVRAVFATHNESSTGVINDIRALSAACHEAAPEAMFVVDSVSGLGGAALSMDAWGLDAVVSASQKCIMAPPGLAFVALSPRAWQRVGESRAARYYLDLAAARRMFEKGQTPWTPALSVVYAVDEALGLLEAEGSDARLSRHRLMRDMVRAGLAAAGFELMVETRFASPTVTAVRPPAGVDVEAVRRVAREQLGVVFSGGQGKLAGQILRVGHMGYATPLDMIGAVAAAEVALARLGAPVQPGAGVAAAERIWAGHEEAAAR; via the coding sequence ATGAGCAACACTTTTGCCGAGAAGCAGGACCTGCGGATCCCGGGGCCGACGCCCGTACCGCCCTCTGTGCTGCGGGCCATGTCGCGGCCCATGATCAACCACCGAGGCCCCGAGTTCGCCGAACTCATCGCCCGCCTCACCCGCCGCCTTCAGCGCCTCTTCGAGACGGAAAGCTTCGTGGCCATCCTGACGGGATCCGGGACGGCCGGCATGGAGGCGGCGTGCGCGAACCTCATCTCCCCCGGCGACCGGGTGCTGGTGCTGGACGGCGGGGTTTTCGGGCACCGGTGGGCGGAGATCGCGGGCGCGTTCGGCGCTCGGGTCGAGCGATACGAATACCCCTGGCACACCGGCGCAGAGCCCGGAGAGCTTGCGAGGCGGCTTTCGGCCATGCCCGACGTTCGAGCGGTTTTCGCCACCCACAACGAGTCGTCCACCGGGGTCATCAACGACATCCGGGCCCTGAGCGCCGCGTGTCACGAGGCGGCGCCCGAGGCGATGTTCGTGGTCGACTCGGTTAGCGGGCTGGGCGGCGCGGCGCTGTCCATGGACGCCTGGGGCCTGGACGCCGTGGTGAGCGCATCCCAGAAGTGCATCATGGCGCCCCCCGGGCTGGCCTTTGTGGCGCTTTCGCCCCGGGCCTGGCAGCGGGTCGGGGAAAGCCGGGCCGCCCGTTACTACCTGGATCTGGCGGCTGCCCGGCGCATGTTCGAGAAGGGCCAGACGCCGTGGACGCCGGCCCTGTCCGTGGTATACGCGGTGGACGAGGCGCTCGGCCTTCTGGAGGCGGAGGGCAGCGACGCAAGGCTTTCTCGCCACCGCCTGATGCGGGACATGGTGCGGGCGGGGCTCGCAGCGGCCGGCTTCGAGCTGATGGTCGAGACGCGCTTTGCCTCGCCGACGGTGACGGCGGTGCGGCCTCCCGCCGGGGTCGACGTGGAGGCGGTGCGCAGGGTCGCGAGGGAACAGCTCGGGGTGGTCTTCTCGGGCGGCCAGGGCAAGCTCGCCGGGCAGATCCTGAGGGTGGGCCACATGGGCTACGCCACGCCGCTGGACATGATTGGCGCCGTGGCGGCTGCCGAGGTGGCGCTGGCCCGGCTCGGCGCTCCCGTGCAGCCGGGGGCCGGAGTCGCCGCCGCAGAGCGAATCTGGGCGGGCCATGAGGAGGCGGCCGCGCGGTGA
- the argH gene encoding argininosuccinate lyase gives MSGGAPWASMWGGRFKEPADQLLRRFTTSLGYDRRLAPYDVAASIAHARMLGRQGIIPQEDARRIVEGLQALAEEIRARPELLDGPDEDVHSAIERLLFERIGEPALRLHTARSRNDQVATDLRLFVRDATSLLDAAAARLQHVLLERAEQEAATVMPGLTHLQPAQPVTLGHHLMAYVAMLFRDRDRLREAARRAAVLPLGSGALAGVAFPVDREAVARELGFECVSENSLDAVSDRDFACDLLYACSLIMVHLSRLAEELVMWNHPAFGFVELPDRLATGSSMMPQKKNPDAAELIRARAGRTSAHLVALLTVLKGLPLAYNRDLQEDKQPVFDAADQTLLALEMAAELVGALRFRRDRMAHACTPDLLATELADYLTRKGVPFREAHRLVGRIVADAQAGGRRLTDYSVEELRRYSPLFEEDAAACLDFEAALSARGLAGGTAPEAVHAAVAAARERMRRMEGSASRAAS, from the coding sequence GTGAGCGGCGGCGCCCCGTGGGCCTCCATGTGGGGAGGGCGCTTCAAAGAGCCGGCGGATCAGCTCCTCCGGCGCTTCACGACCTCACTGGGCTACGACCGAAGGCTCGCGCCGTACGACGTAGCGGCGAGCATCGCGCACGCCCGGATGCTGGGCCGGCAGGGGATCATCCCGCAGGAAGACGCCCGGCGCATCGTCGAGGGCCTGCAGGCGCTGGCCGAGGAGATCCGGGCGCGGCCCGAGCTTCTCGACGGGCCGGACGAGGACGTGCACTCGGCCATCGAGCGGCTGCTCTTCGAACGCATCGGGGAGCCGGCCCTTCGGCTCCACACCGCCCGCAGCCGCAACGATCAGGTGGCCACCGACCTGCGGCTGTTCGTGCGGGATGCCACGAGCTTGCTCGACGCGGCGGCGGCGCGCCTGCAGCACGTCCTCCTGGAGCGGGCCGAGCAGGAGGCCGCCACCGTCATGCCGGGTCTGACCCACCTGCAGCCGGCGCAGCCGGTGACGCTGGGGCACCACCTGATGGCGTACGTGGCCATGCTCTTCCGGGACAGGGATCGCCTGCGGGAGGCCGCTCGCCGGGCTGCGGTGCTGCCGCTGGGTTCGGGGGCGCTGGCCGGGGTGGCCTTCCCCGTGGACCGGGAGGCTGTCGCCCGGGAGCTGGGGTTCGAGTGCGTGAGCGAAAACAGCCTGGACGCCGTCTCCGACCGGGACTTCGCGTGCGACTTGTTGTATGCGTGCAGCCTCATCATGGTTCACCTGAGCCGGCTTGCCGAGGAACTGGTCATGTGGAACCACCCGGCCTTCGGCTTCGTGGAGCTGCCCGACCGCCTGGCAACCGGCTCCAGCATGATGCCCCAGAAGAAAAACCCGGACGCCGCTGAACTCATCCGTGCCCGGGCGGGCCGGACGAGCGCCCATCTGGTGGCGCTGTTGACCGTCCTGAAAGGGCTGCCCCTGGCCTACAACCGGGACCTGCAGGAGGACAAGCAACCGGTCTTCGACGCCGCCGACCAGACCCTGCTGGCCCTGGAGATGGCCGCCGAACTGGTGGGGGCCCTGCGCTTCCGGCGCGACCGGATGGCTCATGCGTGCACGCCGGATCTGCTGGCCACCGAACTGGCCGATTACCTGACCCGGAAGGGCGTGCCGTTCAGGGAGGCGCACCGGCTGGTCGGCCGCATCGTGGCAGACGCGCAGGCGGGTGGCAGGCGGTTGACGGACTATTCCGTCGAGGAACTCAGGCGCTACAGCCCCCTGTTCGAGGAGGATGCGGCCGCCTGCCTGGACTTCGAGGCGGCGCTGAGCGCCCGGGGCCTCGCGGGGGGTACCGCGCCTGAGGCGGTGCACGCGGCGGTGGCGGCGGCGCGGGAGAGGATGCGGCGGATGGAGGGCTCGGCTTCCCGGGCGGCTTCGTAG
- a CDS encoding argininosuccinate synthase — MDVRKVVLAYSGGLDTSVMIPWIRENYGCEVVALIADVGQGEDLQAVAEKAVRSGASKAVVEDVRETFARDYAFQVLRAGAIYEGRYLLGTSFARPLIAACQVKVAKEEGADALAHGCTGKGNDQVRFELAYRALAPELRVIAPWREWDLRSREDEITYAKERGIPVGVTRERPYSIDRNLWHVSYEGGILEDPDRAPDPDMFLWTADPAAAPDEPEEVTVGFEEGYPVSVDGHEMGARELLETLNALGARHGVGRVDIVENRVVGMKSRGVYETPGGTLLHVAHRELESLTLDRETFHFKEMVAVRFAELVYYGQWYSQLKRALDAFVNETQKKVTGRVRLRLYKGGVQVVGRSSPYSLYDFDLATFGADTVYRQKDAEGFIRLFGLPQYVEARLSARLGERL, encoded by the coding sequence ATGGACGTCCGGAAGGTGGTTCTGGCGTATTCGGGCGGCCTGGACACGTCGGTGATGATCCCGTGGATCCGGGAGAACTACGGGTGTGAGGTCGTGGCCTTGATCGCCGACGTGGGGCAGGGCGAAGACCTGCAGGCCGTCGCGGAGAAGGCGGTGCGCAGCGGGGCGAGCAAGGCCGTGGTGGAGGACGTGCGGGAGACGTTCGCCCGGGATTACGCGTTCCAGGTGCTGCGGGCTGGCGCCATCTACGAGGGACGGTATCTGCTCGGCACGAGCTTCGCCCGGCCGCTGATTGCGGCATGCCAGGTGAAGGTGGCGAAGGAGGAGGGGGCGGACGCGCTGGCCCACGGCTGCACAGGCAAGGGCAACGACCAGGTGCGCTTCGAGCTTGCCTACCGGGCGCTGGCCCCGGAGCTGCGGGTCATCGCCCCCTGGCGGGAGTGGGACCTGCGCTCCAGAGAGGACGAGATCACCTACGCTAAAGAACGCGGCATCCCCGTCGGCGTGACCCGGGAAAGGCCCTACAGCATCGACCGCAATCTGTGGCACGTCAGCTACGAGGGCGGGATCCTCGAGGACCCGGACCGGGCGCCGGATCCGGACATGTTCCTGTGGACGGCCGACCCGGCGGCGGCGCCCGACGAACCCGAAGAGGTCACCGTCGGCTTCGAGGAAGGCTATCCCGTCTCGGTCGACGGGCACGAGATGGGGGCCCGGGAGCTCCTGGAAACCCTCAACGCCCTGGGCGCCCGCCACGGCGTCGGGCGGGTCGACATCGTGGAAAACCGCGTCGTGGGCATGAAGTCCCGGGGGGTCTACGAGACGCCCGGCGGCACGCTTTTGCACGTGGCACACCGGGAACTGGAGAGCCTCACGCTTGACCGCGAGACGTTCCACTTCAAGGAGATGGTGGCGGTCCGCTTTGCGGAGCTCGTCTACTACGGCCAGTGGTACTCGCAGTTGAAGCGGGCCCTCGACGCCTTCGTGAACGAGACCCAGAAGAAGGTGACGGGGCGGGTGCGGCTGCGGCTGTACAAGGGCGGCGTCCAGGTCGTCGGGCGCTCTTCGCCGTATTCGCTGTACGATTTCGATCTGGCGACGTTCGGCGCCGACACGGTCTACCGGCAGAAGGACGCCGAGGGGTTCATCCGCCTGTTCGGACTGCCGCAGTATGTCGAGGCGAGGCTTTCAGCGCGCCTGGGGGAGCGGCTGTGA